Sequence from the Corallococcus sp. EGB genome:
GGGACAAGGGCGTGCTGAAGGACATCGAGAAGGCCCTTCGCGAGGCGAACCTCGACGTCAACCCGATGAACGACGGCGAGATGATCCGCCTGCCCTTTCCGCCCCTCACCGAGGAGACGCGCAAGAAGATCGCGAAGCAGGTGAAGGAGAAGGGCGAGGAGCACAAGGTCGCCATCCGCAACATCCGCCGCGACGCGAACGAGGCCCTCAAGGCTCAGCTGAAGGACAAGAAGATCACCGAGGACGACCTCAAGCGCCGCACGGACGAGGTCCAGAAGGCGACGGACGCCGGCATCAAGCAGGTGGACGACCTGGTCTCCAAGAAGGAGAAGGAAGTGATGACGGTCTGAGCCGTCCTCACGCGCGGGCCCGTGGTCAGGTGCCACGGGCCTGCTTCAGGCTTCACCGGAGGCATCTTCCGTGAAGGCCCGGCCGGGCGCTCAGGACGGGTAGACGAGCGGCTCGCCGGTGAGGTGCTTCACCACGTCCGACACGAAGCCGAACAGCTCCAGCCCCTTGCCCTTGTCGTCCTTCCAGGCGCGGGTGGCGTCGTCGTGGCTGAAGTGGATGCCCTGGCCCTGGCCGGCGACCCAGATCTGCCAGACGGCGCGCTGGGTGTTGATGATGCACTTCTCGCCGGAGGCGGCCGTGAGCGTCACCTTGTCCCCGGTGGCTTCGGCTTCCAGCACGTCCGGGTCGAAGGCGTCCGCGGCCGCCAGGATGCGCTTGAACGCGGCGGCCACAAGGGAGTGGTAGCGGGCTTCATCCATCATGGCCGCGCTTCCGGACGTCACTGGATGACGTCGAGGACCTGCTGGCCGGGGGCGGCGTAGAACAGGAACTTCAGGTGCTGCGCCGGGGGGTTCTCCCCCTTCTCGCCGGGCACCTGGTCCTCCGTGGTGCTGGGCGTGTCCGGCCACTCCATGGCGATGACCGTGCCGGGGTTCACCGGCTTGGGGAACGATTGCATCCCCAACAGGTGCGCCGCCAGCGCGCCCATGGAGGGCTGGTGGCCCACCAGGACGAGGTTCTCGTCGGAGTACTCCTTGAGCACGGGCTCCACCGCGCCCACCGGCATGTCCGGCAGCAGGCAGCGGTGCACCCGCAGGAGGCCTTCATGCTTCACGGAGTTGGAGAGGATCTGCGCCGTCTGCACCGTGCGCACCAGCGGGCTGGTGAGGATGAGGCTGATGGGCCCCATGCGCTCCGACAGCGACGCGAAATGCGCGGCGACATTCGTACGGGCCTTCGCGGTCAGCGCGCGCGCCTCGTCGCCGAGACCCTCGGGGATCTCCGCGTCCGCATCGCCGTGCCTTACCAGGAAAATCCTCAAAGTCCCTCCACCGGTCGCGACAAGACCGCGGTTCGTACATGACCGTGGCCCGGTTGGTCAAAGGTAATGAGGCGAATGTTCAGTGCCCGGAACAGCCTGCCCGTGACGGGCGTTTCGGGAACCGCCGTTCGCGGGGAGCCAGCCGGAGCATACACTGGCCACCCATCGGCGTTCACGGGAGGTGACATGCGCAAGTCGTGGGGGTGTCTGGCCGTCGTCCTGGCCCTGTCCGCGTGTCGCAAGGACGCGACGGAAGGGGGCCCGGAAGCGGCGGGTGACGCCAGGGAGTCGGTTGCCCGGCTGGAGGGCGGGGAGGGTGGAGAGGACGGCCCCTCCGGTCAGTACACCCTGACCCAGGCCAAGCTGGAGGCCTACGTGGGCTATCAGCGCAAGATGCTGGAGGTGTACGGGTCGCTGATGCGAGGCCTGCAGGACATGGGGCCGCTGATGGACGCGGGCACGCCCCAGGCGCTGGAGAAGGCGAAGAGCGGCCTGAAGCTCATCGAGCGCAAGGCGCAGGCGGAGGCCGACGCGCGCCAGGCGGCGGGGCTGTCCACGGAGGAGGTCAACCGCATCGCGGAGGTGGTCACCGCCGTCATCAGCCAGCGGCAGATGGGCCGCACGCTCCAGTATGAGGACGAGCTCAAGAAGCTGGAGGCGCTCCAGGCCCGCATGCCGGAGGAGCAGCAGCGGGAGCTGGCGCCGCAGGTGGAGTCCATGCGCCAGCAGGTGGAGTCCTTCCAGAAGCTCCCGGAGGCGCGCCGCGAGTTCGGCGACGCCAACGTGGACGCGGTGCTGGCGCGCGAGGCGGACCTGACGAAGAACTATCAGGACATGCTCAAGGCCTTCGCGGGCGTGCGGCGGTAGCTACACCCGCCTGAGGTGCGGGGCCTTCTTGAGCAGCTGCGCGAGGAAGGTGTCGCCCTGCTTCTCCAGCACCGTGTTGCCCCGCAGGCGCTGGTTGAGGCTGACGAAGTCCACGTGGTCCAGCCGCTGGTCCTGGTTGTAACAGGAGAAGACCCACGTCTCCTTGCCGGTGACGGGGTCCACGTGGCGCTGGAGGCACTGGGCGCAGATCTCCTTCATCATGCACTGCATGGGGGAGTTGATGGACCCGATGGCCTCGTGGCCCGGCTTGAGGAACGGCTGGAGCACCCCGTGCCGCGCCTCCGCCACCGCGCGCATCATCCGGTCCGAGCCGATGGCGATGATGCGGTCCACCTCGCTCAGGGAGATGACGGGCGTTACGCCCAGCGTCCCTCGTGCGTACGCCACCATGGCCTGCACCACGTTGCCCCGGAAGGCCGCGTCCTGCGGGCGGCGCACGTCCAGCACGTCCCCGGAGTCCACGGACCAGATGACCTGGTCGGTGCCGGCTTCAATCTCATCCTGCTTGAACGCGTCCGACTTCAACCGGTAGCCCGCGAAGTACACCACGCGGCAGCCCGCCGCCTTGAGCGAGCGCGCGATGGAGAAGAGCACCGCGTTGCCCAGGCCGCCGCCCACCAGCACCACCGTCTCGTGGTGGCCAATCTCCGTGGGCGCGCCCGTGGGGCCCATCAGCACGACGGGCTCGCCGGGCCGGAGCGCCGCGCACAGGCGCGAGGATGAGCCCATCTCCAGCACGATGGTGCCCATCAGCCCCTGCGCCTTGTCCACCCACGCGCCCGTGAGGGCCAGGCCCTCCATGGTGAGGCGCACGCCGTCCACGAGCGGCGCGTTCCGCTCGAAGTTCTGGAGCCGGTAGAACTGGCCGGGGGAGAAGTGGCTGGCGGCGAAGGGCGCCTTCACCACCACCTCCACGATGGTCGGCGTGAGCCGGTTCACTCCGACGACCGTGGCGAGGAGCGCCTCGTCCAGCTTCGCGAAGTGGGCGGCGCGCTTCGCCTCGCGCACCTCCAGAGCTGCCGTGTCGTGGAGGTCCAGGGCGGCCACCTCCTTCGCGAACAGGCGCACCACCTCCGGGTGGCCGTCCTTCGCGCTGGCCATGGCCTTCACCACGTTGCCCGCGTAGGTCGGGTGGTTGTCGCCGTAGAAGGACACGAAGTGGCCGTCGCGCTGGTAGGACGTGAAGAAGCCCACCTTCGCTTCGGGGTCCTCCTTCGCCTCCACGGGCTGGAGCTGGAAGCCGCCGCCGTCCTCCACCAGCTCGTGGCCCTGGAAGTACTCGTTCGCTTCGTCGAGCCGGAAGGTGCCCGGGTATTCCTTCTCATATGTGACGTTGGGGGACGTGCCCGCGGCCACGCAGACCGTCTTCGCCGGCAGCTCGAAGAACTGGCCGCTTCCCTTGAGCTTGCCGTCCACCGTCACCATGCGCTCGAAGCGGATGGCGCGCACCGCGCCGGTGTCGTCCGGCAGCGCCTCCGTGGGGCTCATCCGTTCGATGAAGCGGATGCCCTCCTCCAGAGCCTTGGACACCTCTTCGTGGTTGAGGCGGTAGGCGGGGGACTCCGTGAGGCCCCGGCGGTACACCAGGCTCACGCCGCCCCAGGCGCGCACCAGGTGGATGAAGTCCGGGGCTCGGCCTTCTTCCTGGGCCTTCTGGCGCTCTGCCCGGATGGCGCGGCCGTGCTCCAGGAAGGTCTGGTAGGTGGCGCGCTCCTCGGCGTCCAGGCGCGCGAGGAGGGCGGCTTCACTCCCGTCCGCCACCAGCTTCTCGTGGCGCTCCAGCGTCTTCTCCACCTGCACCGGGTAGTACGCCATCAGCTCCGTGGCGGTGTCGATGCCGGTGAGCCCACCGCCGATGACGATGGCTGGCAGCTGCACCTGGAGGTTCGCCAGCGAATCGCGCTTGAAGGCGCCGGTGAGCTGCAGCGCCATCAGGAAGTCGGACGCCTTGCGGATGCCCCGGATGAGGTTGTTCTTCATCCCGATGAGGGTGGGGCGGCCCGCTCCCGCGGCGATGGCCACGTGGTCGAAGCCCAACGCCCACGCGTCCTCCACGGTCAGCGTGCCGCCGAAGCGGATGCCACCGTAGATGCGCAGGCCCTCGCGGCGCGCGAGCGTCAGGTGGATGAGCGTGAGGAAGTTCTTGTCCCAGCGCACGGTGATTCCGTACTCGGACACGCCGCCGAAGCCCTCCAGCACGCGCTCGTCCAGCTCTCGCGTGAGGGCGCGCCAGTCGCGGATGGGCTGGAGCGCGTGGCCGTTGCGGCCCACGAGCGCGTCCGGGAACGGCTCGATCTTGAGCCCGTCCACGCCCGTGACGGCGAAGCCTTCGTTGAGCAGGTAGTGCGCCAGCGTGTAGCCGGCGGGGCCCATGCCCACCACCAGCACGTTGCGGCCCACGTAGGGCAGGGCGTACGGGCGGCGGACGTTGAGCGGATTCCAGCGCGTGAGCAGGCCGTAGATCTCGAAGCCCCACGGCAGGTCCAGCACGTCGGTGAGCGTGGCGGTCTCCGCCAGTGGGATGTTCACCGGCTCCTGCTTCTGGAAGATGCAGGCCTTCATGCAGTCGTTGCAGATGCGGTGGCCGGTGCCCGGACACATGGGGTTGTCCAGCGTCACCATGGCCAGCGCGGCCACGGCGTCTCCCTCGCGCTTGAGCGCGTGTGCCTCGGAGATGCGCTCGTCCAAGGGGCAGCCGGTGAGCGGGATGCCCAGCGGGTTCTTCTTGAACGAGTGCCCCTCCGCCACCGGATCCTTCGCGGGGAAGCCCTTGCTGCACGAGTCCTTCTGCCGCTCGTGGCAGAGGACGCAGTAGTCCACCTCGTTCATCACGTCGCGCGAGGTGCCCCGGCGGTCGGTGAGCTTGAAACCGTCGCGGTGGCGCAGGTGGTGCTCCAGGCCCTCCGTCATCTCCTCCATCCGGGCGTCCGGGCGCTGCAACTGCACCAGCTGGTCGAACACCAGGGGCTTGGGCAGCCGCAGCGTGGGCCAGGTGTGGAAGAGGGCCCTGGTCTCCGGATGCAGCGCGCGGGCGTACGTCCACCGGTCCGCCAGCGACAGCAGCGCGCGCACGGACTGGAGCTCCGCCGCGTCATCGCCTCGGGTCACCAAGCTGGAGCCGAACGCCTCCAGGCCCTCGCGCGTGCCTGTGAGCGCGGTGCGCAGGGTGGCCCAGCGCTCTCGCAGGGCAGGGGCGCGCTCTTGTTGCCCGGGGGGCAGGTTGCCGGTGAACAGCCGCTCCAGGTCGAGCAGCGTGAGGATGGACTCCGCGAGTCCTCGCTCCAGGTCGCCGTGCGCGAGCGCATCCGGGAAGCCCAACCGCATGAGCAGGCGCATGCGCGCGTCCAGCGACGGGAACTCCGCGAGCGTCGGGCGGTCCTGCGCGCCCTTCTTGAAGACGCGGCGTGTGACGAACTCGCGCTTGAAGTCGAAGAGGGGCAGCTCCGCGCGCAGGTGGCGCGACAGTCGCTCGGACTCCGGGGTGATGCCGAAGAGCGTGGCGACGAAGCGCGAGACATGCCGGGCCACCTGGATGAGCAGGTCGGATGCGGCCGGGCCCGAAAGGTGGGCGCCGCCGGATTGACGGTAGGTGTCGAACGTCTGGAACAGGCCGGGTGCGTCGGCCTGGAGCCGAGCGTCGAAGCGCTCTGTCAGCCGGCGAAGTCCAGAGGGGCGATACAGGTCTTCAAAAGTGAACCCGGGGAGCCCCAGGTGGAGCGTGGGAGCGGGGGCGGAGTCGTTCAGGGCGCGCATGTCACGGGGCTTCCGGAAGGTGGACCCGGGGCGGCGGTCCAGAGGGGGGGCCTGTTGTCGCGGCGTGTCGCTTGGGGGCAGGGAGCTTAGGGCTTGGACGCCGCTCCGTGCGATGGACGCCATGGGCCAGATGGGTTCCGGCCGACGTATTGAGGCGGTGCGCTCCAGCGGCTACGGTGCGCCGCCATGATGGATAACGCCGCCCGCCGAGCCTCCGAACCCCGCCTGGCCCCCGTGCCGGACGCCTGCTACCTGTGCAAGAGCAGGCGCTTGCGGCTGCGCCACCAGGCGCGCGGTGGGAGTTCGCCCCAGGGCGCGGCGGCCTACAACTGCACGTCCTTCGGCCACCGGAGCCACCCGCCCATCTGGGGCTGCGAGGACTGCGGGATGCTGTTCCAGTGGCCCCTGCAGTCCCCGGACGCGCTGCTCCAGGCGTATCAGGACGTGGAGGATCCGCTCTACGTCGCGGAGAAGGACAACCGCTACCACACCTTCCGCCGCGTGCTGCGCGAGCTGGGCGCGGCCCAGGGCCGCACGCTGCTGGATGTGGGGGCCTACTGCGGCTACTTCCTGGACGTGGCGCGCGAGGCGGGCTTCCGCCCGGAGGGATTGGAGCTGTCGCGCTGGGCCGCCGGCAACGCGCGGAGCCTGGGCTTCACGGTGCACGGCATCCCCTTGCGCGAGCTGGCGGCGAAGGGGCACCAGTACGACGTGGTGACGCTGTGGGACGTGGTGGAGCACTTCGCGGATCCGCGCGAGGAGCTCAAGGCGGCGTTCAAGCTGGTGCGCCCCGGCGGCCGCATCTACCTGTCCACCATCGACGCGGGCAGCCTGCTGGCGCGGCTGATGGGCGGGCAGTGGCCGTGGCTGATGGACATGCACCTCTTCTATTTCGGCCGCCGCACCCTGGCGATGCTGCTGGAGGAGGTGGGCTTGCGCGTCACGGACGTCCGGACGTACACGCACATCATCTCCGCGGACTACCTGCTGCGGAAGGTGGGGGCGAGCTTCACGCCCTCGGCGCCGGTGCTGGAGCTGGTGCGCCGGGGCGTGCCGTCCAACTGGTCCATCCCGTTCAACCTGGGCGACAACATGCTGATGGCCGCCGAGCGGCCCCTCTGAGTCGTCCTCCCGCGCCTATGTCCCCCCTGATGCGGCGGGTGCTGCACCCGCTGGTGCTGCTCGCGTTCTTCGCGCTGTCTGCGTTCCACACCTGGCCGCTCGTGTCCCAGATGCAGGGGGCCGTGCTGGGGGGGCGCGAAGACGTCTTCATGAACATGTGGCACCTGTGGTGGATGCGGCAGGCCCTCTGGGTGCAGCCGCAGAACCCGTTCTTCGTGCCGTTCCTCCACTGGCCCCTGGGGGCGGAGCTGTACTGGCACACGCTGGCGCCGGCGAAGACGCTGTGGGGCGTGGTGCTGCTGCCGTTCATGTCGGTGGAGACGGCGTACAACGTGGTGCTGTTCGGCTCGTTCGTGCTGACGGGCTACACGTCGTGGCTGCTCTTGCGCTACCTGCTGGAGCGCGCGGGCCACGGGCCCTGGCTCGCGGCGGCGGCGGCGATGGCGGGCGCGTGCGTGTTCAACTTCTCGCGCTACCACCTCGCCCACGCGGTGGCGCACCTGAACCTCATCGCGCTGGAGGGGCTGCCGCTCTACCTGCTCTGCTTCTTCCGCTGGCTGGATGAGGGCAAGCGCAGGTGGCTGGTGGGGCTGGCGCTGTGCGCGTTGTACGTGTTGCTGTGTGACTACTACTACCTCGTCTACATCGCGCTCTTCTCGCTCCTGTGGGTGGTGGCGGAGCGGTGGAGACGGGGGCCGCTGGTGTCCGTGGACACGTGGAAGGATCCGCTCGTGCGCCGGGCGGCGGTGGCGGGCGTGGCCGCGGGGCTCGCGTGCTTGCCGCCCATGGTGCCGCTGCTGCTGCATGCGTTCCCTGCGCCGCTGCAGATCCACCACGGTGACTCGGACTACTTCTCGGACCTGTATTCGTTCTTCATCCCGGACACGCGCTCGGCGTGGATGACGGAGCTGCCCGTGGCGGCGCGTGAGTTCTCGCTGAACATCGTGCGCGCGAAGATGTCGACCAACGCGGAGGAGAGCGGCAACTTCCTGGGCTGGTTGACGCCGCTGCTGGCCATCTTCGCGCTGTGGCGCGGCGTGCCGGACGGGCGCCGGTGGCTGGGGCTGGGGCTGGGCTTCGCGGTGCTGTCCATGGGCACGGTGCTCAACATCGGCCTGGAGGACCGGGTGTCGCCGGTGGTGTTGCTCATCTGCGTCACGGCCGCGGTGGCGCTGGTGCCCGCGTGGCGGGAGCGGGCGTGGCAGCGGGACGTGCTGGTGGTCCTGGCGCTGGCGGTCGGGCTGGCGCTGTCGGAGCCGCTGACGGCGTTCGGCGCGCCGCTCAAGGTGCAGATCCCCATGCCCTATGTGGTGTTCAAGCACGTGGTGCCGCTGTTCTCCCGCGGGGGCATGCCGGTGCGCTTCGTGCTGCTCACCTACCTGTCACTGGCGGTGCTGGCGGCGTTCGCGGCGGCGCACGTGGGCGCGTGGGCGGGCCGGCGTGACGCTCGGTTGGGCGTGGCGTTGGCGCTCGCGGTGGCCCTGGTGCCCAACGTGGAGTACCGGGGCCTCCAGATGCCGATGAGCCGGATTCCCACGCTGCCGCCGGTGTTCGATGAGATCCGCGACGCGCCCATGCCGGCGGCGGTGCTGACGGACAACGTGATGGGGCAGTGGGAGCAGCTCTACCACGGCAAGCCGGTGTCCTACGCCCGGCTGTCCCGGTTGCCGGTGCGCGAAGCGGCGTTGGTGGACTCGCGGGTCATCCGCGCGGCGGAAGGGATGCGCAACGCGTTCGGCCCCGTCACGCCGGAGGAGCGCGAGTCGATGCGGCGCTACCTGAAGGAGCACCACTTCAAGTGGTACGTGACGCACTACTTCCACCCCACCCGCCACGCGTTCATCACGGACGAGCTGGGGGGCGAGGTGGTGCACCAGGAGCCCTACGTCACCGTGTACCGCTTCCCGGACGTGGACCGCTGAGCGCAGCCGGGGCCGACGTCGTCGCCCGAACCTATCCGACTGCCGGACAGGCTCGGGTGCCAGGCCCGAACGCTCAGGCCTTCTTCGGCCCGCCGCGCTTCGAGCGCGAGCCGCGTGGGGCGGAGGGAGGGCCCTCCGCCGGGGGCATCTGCTCACGCGAGGCCTTCGCGGGCCGCGCGCTCTTGGGATGGGCGGGCTTCGCCGGGGGACGGCGCTCGTCCTGCGCCGCCGGCTTCGGGGACGCGTTGAGGTCGCTGCGCGGAGGCGCTGTCGGGCGGCCCTGCTCCGCGGGTGCGGTCTCGGCGGCTCGCGAGGGCAGGGCGCTTGACGGCGGCTTCGGGGGACGGACCGGGGCCTCACGCCGAGGCTTCGGCGGACGGCCGTATTGGATGGCCGGGAGGGGCCTCTCCCTGGGAGGTGGGCCTTCGTCCTCGTCGTCGTGAGGCCGGGACGCGGGCCGGCCGTGGCTGAGGGCTGGGGGCGGCTTCGGCGGCCTGGGGGCTTCCGGCGGCGGCGCCTTCGCGGCCTGGGCCCTCAGCGTGTCCACCTCCCGGCGCAGCCGGAGGACCTCCGCGGAGAGCTGGGCGTATGAGTCCCGCACCAGCCCGTTGAACACGCGCTGCCGCCCCAGGGTCTCGTTGATCAACACCTGGCACGTCTTGCGGAAGGCCCACTTGGCCAGGAGCACCGCCTGCCCCATGCCGGCGCGGTGCGTGTGCAGCGGCAGGGCCCGCGTCGGGTCCGCGTTGTCCTCCAGCGCGTGCATGTTGAACGTCAGCGGATCCACGCGCGGCTCGACGCCGTCCTCCGGCACCTCCGCGGCCTCCGACGTGGGCAGCCCGCGGATGCGCAGCCGCTCCTCGATGCGGGCCATCAGGGCCCCCGTGGGAATGTCCCGTCCGAGCAGCTTCATCGGTGTGTCTCCTCCACGATGCGCGCCATCTCTTCCCGGTACATCGCGACCACCTGGGGCCACGTGTGCCGCTGCGCGTAGATGCGGGCCCGCTGGCCCATCGCGTCCCGGGCTTCACCCACTTCGCGCAGCCCTTCGATGAACGACGCCAGCCCCCGGTACACCCGGCCAGCGCCACTGCGCTCCACCTGACCTACCAGCACGTCCGACTTTCCGTTCACCAGCACCGGCGTCCCCTGGGCGAACGCCTCCAGCGTCAGCAACGACAGGCTCTCGAACTTCGATGGCACCACGACCGCGAGCGCTCCCGCCAGCGCGTCGTGCTTGTCCTGTTCGGAAATGCGCCCCACGTGCCGCACGCCGCCGCCGCTCACGTCCATGTGCGCCTCGCCCGCGAGCACCAGCTCCGGCGCGTCCTGGTAGCGAGCCCGCAGCTTGCGGTGGAACTTCAAGAGCTCCGGCACGCCCTTGCCCGGCTCCAGCCGACCCACATAGAGCAGGTAGCGGCCGTGCACGCCGTACTTCGCGCGGAAGCGGTCCGGCACCGCCGGCAGCGCGTCCACGCCCACGCCCACCACGCGCGCCCGCGCATGGGCCGGGTGGAAGCGCCCGATCATCTCCACCTCCTCCGGCGTGTTGCACATCAGCACCCGGGGGCGGTTGAACACGTCGCCGTAGACGCCGAAGCGGATGGGCGGCTCGTCGTGCGCGGTGGGCACCAGCATCGCGCGGTCCGCCACCAGCGGGACCCCCCACGCCGTGGGCGCGTAGAGGTACGTGAAGAACAGGTAGCCGTCGTACGCGTCCTGCGTGGTGGCCAGGTGCTCCAGGAGCCCGGGGCTCAGCGGGCCCTGCTCGGCCACCCACTGCTCCTCGCGCAGCCGCTCGTTGCCGTGGCCGAACAGCTTGCGCGACAGGCCGTTGAACGCGTGGATGTTGCGTCTGCGCGTCACCGGGAAGCGCAGCACCTTCACCCGGCCCACCCGGTCCTCGCCGGGCGGGAACGCGTTCTCCCACGTCTGGTGGTTCTTCGCGCAGGTCGTCACCACCGTGATGTCCCAGTGCGGCGCCAGGCGCTCCGCCACCTGCGCGGCGTGGCTCTCCGCGCCGCCGGTCACCTCGCCGTAGCGCTGCACCACCAGCGCCACGCGCGGCCGCTTCGCCGGGGCCTTGCGCGGACGGGGCGGCGGCGCCACCACGCCCTGCAGCGCGCGCGTGAGCGCCACCTGCGCGGCGGCGGGGGAGAAGTGCTGGAGCCTGCGCGCCTGCCCGTCGAGCACCGCCTTGCGCAGGTCGCGGTCC
This genomic interval carries:
- the frr gene encoding ribosome recycling factor translates to MADAAAELKSRIDKSVEDLKKELTKVRTGRANTNILDGIKVNQYGTPTPLNGVASISAPEPRLIVIKPWDKGVLKDIEKALREANLDVNPMNDGEMIRLPFPPLTEETRKKIAKQVKEKGEEHKVAIRNIRRDANEALKAQLKDKKITEDDLKRRTDEVQKATDAGIKQVDDLVSKKEKEVMTV
- the cyaY gene encoding iron donor protein CyaY — translated: MMDEARYHSLVAAAFKRILAAADAFDPDVLEAEATGDKVTLTAASGEKCIINTQRAVWQIWVAGQGQGIHFSHDDATRAWKDDKGKGLELFGFVSDVVKHLTGEPLVYPS
- a CDS encoding histidine phosphatase family protein, producing MRIFLVRHGDADAEIPEGLGDEARALTAKARTNVAAHFASLSERMGPISLILTSPLVRTVQTAQILSNSVKHEGLLRVHRCLLPDMPVGAVEPVLKEYSDENLVLVGHQPSMGALAAHLLGMQSFPKPVNPGTVIAMEWPDTPSTTEDQVPGEKGENPPAQHLKFLFYAAPGQQVLDVIQ
- a CDS encoding FAD-dependent oxidoreductase, translating into MRALNDSAPAPTLHLGLPGFTFEDLYRPSGLRRLTERFDARLQADAPGLFQTFDTYRQSGGAHLSGPAASDLLIQVARHVSRFVATLFGITPESERLSRHLRAELPLFDFKREFVTRRVFKKGAQDRPTLAEFPSLDARMRLLMRLGFPDALAHGDLERGLAESILTLLDLERLFTGNLPPGQQERAPALRERWATLRTALTGTREGLEAFGSSLVTRGDDAAELQSVRALLSLADRWTYARALHPETRALFHTWPTLRLPKPLVFDQLVQLQRPDARMEEMTEGLEHHLRHRDGFKLTDRRGTSRDVMNEVDYCVLCHERQKDSCSKGFPAKDPVAEGHSFKKNPLGIPLTGCPLDERISEAHALKREGDAVAALAMVTLDNPMCPGTGHRICNDCMKACIFQKQEPVNIPLAETATLTDVLDLPWGFEIYGLLTRWNPLNVRRPYALPYVGRNVLVVGMGPAGYTLAHYLLNEGFAVTGVDGLKIEPFPDALVGRNGHALQPIRDWRALTRELDERVLEGFGGVSEYGITVRWDKNFLTLIHLTLARREGLRIYGGIRFGGTLTVEDAWALGFDHVAIAAGAGRPTLIGMKNNLIRGIRKASDFLMALQLTGAFKRDSLANLQVQLPAIVIGGGLTGIDTATELMAYYPVQVEKTLERHEKLVADGSEAALLARLDAEERATYQTFLEHGRAIRAERQKAQEEGRAPDFIHLVRAWGGVSLVYRRGLTESPAYRLNHEEVSKALEEGIRFIERMSPTEALPDDTGAVRAIRFERMVTVDGKLKGSGQFFELPAKTVCVAAGTSPNVTYEKEYPGTFRLDEANEYFQGHELVEDGGGFQLQPVEAKEDPEAKVGFFTSYQRDGHFVSFYGDNHPTYAGNVVKAMASAKDGHPEVVRLFAKEVAALDLHDTAALEVREAKRAAHFAKLDEALLATVVGVNRLTPTIVEVVVKAPFAASHFSPGQFYRLQNFERNAPLVDGVRLTMEGLALTGAWVDKAQGLMGTIVLEMGSSSRLCAALRPGEPVVLMGPTGAPTEIGHHETVVLVGGGLGNAVLFSIARSLKAAGCRVVYFAGYRLKSDAFKQDEIEAGTDQVIWSVDSGDVLDVRRPQDAAFRGNVVQAMVAYARGTLGVTPVISLSEVDRIIAIGSDRMMRAVAEARHGVLQPFLKPGHEAIGSINSPMQCMMKEICAQCLQRHVDPVTGKETWVFSCYNQDQRLDHVDFVSLNQRLRGNTVLEKQGDTFLAQLLKKAPHLRRV
- a CDS encoding class I SAM-dependent methyltransferase codes for the protein MMDNAARRASEPRLAPVPDACYLCKSRRLRLRHQARGGSSPQGAAAYNCTSFGHRSHPPIWGCEDCGMLFQWPLQSPDALLQAYQDVEDPLYVAEKDNRYHTFRRVLRELGAAQGRTLLDVGAYCGYFLDVAREAGFRPEGLELSRWAAGNARSLGFTVHGIPLRELAAKGHQYDVVTLWDVVEHFADPREELKAAFKLVRPGGRIYLSTIDAGSLLARLMGGQWPWLMDMHLFYFGRRTLAMLLEEVGLRVTDVRTYTHIISADYLLRKVGASFTPSAPVLELVRRGVPSNWSIPFNLGDNMLMAAERPL
- a CDS encoding glycosyltransferase family 4 protein, which encodes MAVHQLIPSFGPGDASGQAALHLQLLLRRMGHVGDIYAEEVASGLQGLARHVFTLKPRPDDLVLYHHGIASPLSGRLMHMDCKRGVVFHNISPARFYRDTPLEHALVAGRAQVAAMAPFLDVSIGDSDFNGEELKVAGHRNVHTVQLFIEKERFAASVADTKQLTKLAGPGPTLVSVSRVMPHKRFEDLLALHRELLRIRPQARLLIVGGYEPGSRYFKLLQREMKGLTGVHFLGRLTHPQLVAVYRSADVFVSMSEHEGFSVPIIEAMAAEVPVLAYAAAAVPETLGGAGIAFDQKRYAFLAELVVDLTEDRDLRKAVLDGQARRLQHFSPAAAQVALTRALQGVVAPPPRPRKAPAKRPRVALVVQRYGEVTGGAESHAAQVAERLAPHWDITVVTTCAKNHQTWENAFPPGEDRVGRVKVLRFPVTRRRNIHAFNGLSRKLFGHGNERLREEQWVAEQGPLSPGLLEHLATTQDAYDGYLFFTYLYAPTAWGVPLVADRAMLVPTAHDEPPIRFGVYGDVFNRPRVLMCNTPEEVEMIGRFHPAHARARVVGVGVDALPAVPDRFRAKYGVHGRYLLYVGRLEPGKGVPELLKFHRKLRARYQDAPELVLAGEAHMDVSGGGVRHVGRISEQDKHDALAGALAVVVPSKFESLSLLTLEAFAQGTPVLVNGKSDVLVGQVERSGAGRVYRGLASFIEGLREVGEARDAMGQRARIYAQRHTWPQVVAMYREEMARIVEETHR